Proteins encoded in a region of the Corynebacterium breve genome:
- a CDS encoding nucleoside hydrolase, whose product MARKIILDLDTGIDDALALAYALGSDELEVIGVTGTYGNVLVETGVRNSLAILELFGRDDVPVFAGPDHARKRDSFEVLEISEFIHGTNGIGEAVLPEPKRHAEKKSAVDFLVESVRKYGDDLVIVPTGPSTTIAAAIEADEDFAKNAHIVMMGGALTAPGNVSAWAEANVNQDPEATNLLFRRAQDVTMIGLDVTLQTLLTTKETTQWRELGTPGGTFLADATDYYIKAYETTAPHLGGCGLHDPLAVAVAVDPSLVTTIDINMKTEVDGCTRGRTIADEERLNDPVKTAKVAVGVDVQRFLGEFMQRLTALASAKA is encoded by the coding sequence ATGGCCCGCAAGATCATTTTGGATCTGGATACTGGTATCGACGATGCTCTGGCGCTTGCATACGCGTTGGGCTCCGACGAACTAGAGGTGATCGGAGTTACCGGCACGTACGGCAATGTCTTGGTGGAGACGGGAGTGCGTAACTCACTAGCCATCTTGGAGCTCTTTGGCCGCGATGATGTTCCCGTGTTTGCAGGCCCAGATCACGCGCGCAAGCGTGATTCGTTCGAAGTATTAGAGATCTCCGAGTTCATCCACGGCACCAACGGGATCGGCGAGGCAGTACTTCCTGAGCCGAAGCGCCATGCAGAAAAGAAGTCCGCGGTGGATTTCCTAGTCGAATCAGTGCGTAAGTACGGCGACGACCTCGTGATCGTACCAACTGGCCCGTCGACCACCATCGCGGCAGCCATCGAAGCGGACGAAGACTTTGCCAAAAACGCCCACATCGTGATGATGGGCGGAGCCCTGACCGCACCGGGCAACGTTTCCGCGTGGGCCGAAGCAAACGTGAACCAAGACCCTGAAGCGACCAACCTACTCTTCCGTCGGGCCCAGGACGTGACCATGATCGGTCTTGATGTCACCCTGCAGACTCTGCTTACCACCAAGGAGACCACCCAGTGGCGCGAGCTCGGCACCCCTGGTGGCACCTTCCTCGCGGACGCTACCGACTACTACATCAAGGCATATGAGACCACTGCGCCTCACCTGGGTGGTTGCGGCTTGCACGACCCGTTAGCCGTGGCGGTTGCGGTGGATCCCTCGTTGGTTACCACCATCGACATCAACATGAAGACAGAGGTCGACGGCTGCACCCGAGGTCGCACCATCGCTGACGAAGAGCGCTTGAACGATCCGGTGAAGACCGCCAAGGTTGCAGTCGGTGTTGATGTCCAGCGTTTCCTGGGCGAGTTCATGCAGCGCCTGACCGCGCTGGCTTCCGCGAAGGCTTAG
- a CDS encoding bifunctional riboflavin kinase/FAD synthetase, producing the protein MDIWYGLDSVPALEKGTVVTIGVFDGVHRGHQRLITNAVEKARDLDVPCVLMTFDPHPVAVFAPERTPTMLATPAERADLVAELGVDHLLIIDFTEELAGESPQDYFRNVIVDKLNAKHVLVGQNFTFGAGGLGTSQTMESLGEQYGVGVTIVELLVDDGVRVCSTNIRNDLTAGDVRGAAEALGRRFSVTSEIERGAGRGGKELGYPTANQYFDEAEALPGDGVYAGWFTVVDEGELDGDMEPGVRYPAAISIGTNPTFGDNQRSVESFILDQDADLYGRIATVEFVEKVRDMVKFNSVDDLLVNMANDVATTRKILQLNS; encoded by the coding sequence GTGGATATTTGGTATGGACTAGATTCAGTTCCCGCTTTAGAAAAGGGAACTGTGGTCACCATCGGTGTTTTCGACGGTGTTCACCGCGGTCATCAGCGGCTGATCACCAACGCGGTAGAAAAAGCACGCGACCTTGACGTGCCGTGTGTGCTGATGACATTCGATCCGCACCCAGTTGCCGTTTTCGCCCCGGAGCGCACCCCGACGATGCTGGCAACTCCAGCAGAGCGTGCGGATCTCGTTGCCGAGTTGGGCGTCGATCACCTGCTGATCATCGATTTCACTGAGGAGCTCGCAGGGGAGAGTCCGCAGGATTACTTCCGCAACGTGATCGTCGACAAGCTTAATGCGAAACACGTGTTGGTCGGGCAGAACTTCACTTTTGGCGCCGGTGGGTTGGGTACGTCCCAGACCATGGAGTCGTTGGGGGAGCAGTACGGTGTGGGCGTGACCATCGTCGAGTTGCTTGTCGACGATGGCGTGCGCGTGTGTTCCACGAATATTCGAAACGACCTCACCGCGGGCGACGTGCGCGGTGCAGCGGAAGCCCTCGGGCGTCGTTTCAGCGTGACTTCTGAGATCGAGCGAGGGGCTGGCCGTGGTGGCAAAGAGCTGGGCTACCCGACAGCTAACCAATACTTTGACGAAGCGGAAGCACTTCCAGGCGATGGCGTCTACGCAGGCTGGTTTACCGTAGTGGATGAAGGCGAGCTGGATGGCGATATGGAACCAGGCGTGCGCTATCCCGCGGCGATTTCGATCGGCACCAACCCGACTTTCGGGGACAATCAGCGGTCCGTGGAATCGTTTATCTTGGACCAAGATGCCGACCTGTACGGCCGTATCGCAACCGTTGAATTTGTGGAAAAGGTTCGTGACATGGTGAAGTTCAACTCCGTCGACGATCTTTTGGTCAACATGGCTAACGATGTGGCAACGACTCGCAAGATCCTTCAGCTGAATTCCTGA
- the truB gene encoding tRNA pseudouridine(55) synthase TruB — protein sequence MTDPLHQSGIVVVDKPQGMTSHDVVARLRRFFSTRKVGHAGTLDPMATGVLVAGIGRGTKLLAHFVAHDKVYAATIRLGQATTTDDAEGEITSTVDASSISDEQIMTGVAALTGEIEQKPSSVSAIKIDGKRAHELVREGKQVDIPARPVTIFTFDVRAIRRHDQLIDVDVWVHCSSGTYIRALARDLGVALGVGGHLTALRREAVGSFTLDDATPLADLEAAPKFSLTIDEAMKRAWPVVEVNVDEYAALSMGKWLEPRGLKGVHAAVGADGRVVALIKEQGKRLSTVFVARPSTL from the coding sequence ATGACCGATCCCCTTCATCAATCCGGAATCGTCGTCGTGGACAAGCCACAAGGTATGACAAGCCACGACGTCGTCGCCCGTCTGCGCCGCTTCTTCTCTACCCGCAAAGTGGGCCACGCTGGAACTTTGGACCCAATGGCCACTGGCGTGCTCGTCGCAGGTATCGGTCGTGGCACTAAGCTTCTCGCTCACTTTGTTGCCCATGACAAGGTCTACGCTGCGACGATCCGTCTGGGGCAAGCGACAACCACGGATGACGCTGAGGGTGAGATCACGAGTACGGTGGATGCTTCGTCGATCAGCGACGAGCAGATCATGACCGGGGTAGCCGCACTGACCGGCGAGATCGAGCAGAAACCGTCGAGCGTGTCCGCGATCAAGATCGACGGCAAACGAGCGCACGAGTTGGTGCGCGAAGGCAAGCAGGTTGATATCCCGGCCCGCCCGGTCACGATTTTCACGTTCGATGTTCGCGCAATCCGTCGCCACGACCAGCTCATCGACGTCGACGTGTGGGTGCACTGCTCCTCGGGCACGTACATCCGCGCACTCGCGCGCGACCTCGGTGTAGCCTTGGGAGTCGGCGGGCACCTAACTGCTTTGCGACGAGAAGCAGTGGGTTCCTTCACCCTCGACGACGCCACGCCCCTGGCTGACTTGGAAGCGGCACCGAAATTCTCGCTCACGATCGACGAAGCCATGAAGCGTGCCTGGCCCGTCGTCGAAGTGAACGTCGATGAGTACGCCGCGCTGTCCATGGGCAAGTGGCTTGAACCGCGCGGGCTCAAGGGCGTGCACGCGGCGGTGGGCGCCGACGGTCGCGTCGTAGCGCTTATCAAAGAGCAGGGCAAGCGTCTTTCGACAGTGTTCGTGGCGCGGCCATCTACGCTTTAG
- a CDS encoding 4'-phosphopantetheinyl transferase family protein, whose product MQDEELFPSAARYVYILSEPKGVDLTNYHELDPLEQLLVSQSVDRRKAEFGDARWCAHRALHELGADNRGPILRGERGMPLWPEGFTGSLTHTKGFRAAVAAPKSKVLALGVDAEPAEPLPEGVLEQIARRGELSQLHKLRAAGIKGADRLLFCAKEAVYKAWFPMTHRWLGFEDAEIDLRLDGTLVAYLLVRPTPLPFIEGRWRVRGNYVIVSTAIKA is encoded by the coding sequence ATGCAAGACGAAGAGCTTTTCCCGTCGGCAGCACGGTACGTCTATATCCTCTCCGAGCCCAAAGGAGTGGACCTGACTAATTACCACGAGCTGGATCCGTTGGAGCAGCTGTTGGTATCGCAGTCGGTTGATCGTCGTAAAGCAGAATTTGGCGATGCCCGCTGGTGCGCCCACCGAGCCCTGCATGAGCTTGGTGCGGACAATCGCGGCCCGATCTTGCGCGGAGAACGCGGTATGCCACTGTGGCCTGAGGGTTTTACGGGTTCTCTAACACACACGAAGGGTTTTCGCGCGGCGGTGGCGGCACCGAAATCGAAGGTGCTGGCGCTTGGTGTCGATGCCGAACCAGCGGAACCGCTTCCGGAGGGTGTGCTCGAGCAGATCGCGCGCCGTGGAGAGCTGAGCCAACTGCATAAGCTGCGCGCCGCGGGAATCAAGGGTGCCGACAGGCTTCTATTCTGCGCGAAGGAAGCCGTGTACAAGGCATGGTTCCCGATGACGCATCGCTGGCTCGGCTTCGAGGACGCCGAGATCGATCTGCGCCTCGACGGGACACTGGTTGCGTACCTGCTGGTGCGACCAACCCCATTACCGTTCATCGAGGGTCGTTGGCGAGTCCGCGGAAACTACGTCATCGTGAGCACCGCGATCAAGGCCTAA
- a CDS encoding metallophosphoesterase family protein has product MTTTLWAVSDLHAAVKANHAHIATLTPPNPNDWLIVAGDVAERTDVVVRVLGEFTQRYAKVIWVPGNHELFCRATDRARGRHKYDELVLALRRIGVVTPEDEYPVFDGVTIVPLFTLYDYSFRGPGMTVEEAVKAAEEKHIMMTDELAIAPFVDVRAWCWDRLTYSTKRLSRIEGETILINHWPLVQEPTMRMRWSEIALWCGTRHTRGWAQRYNAKAVVYGHLHIPDVTTYDGIEHIEVSLGYPKEWSKYEREEPWPYPVLEVED; this is encoded by the coding sequence ATGACGACAACACTGTGGGCCGTCTCCGATTTGCACGCGGCGGTGAAAGCCAATCATGCGCACATCGCTACGTTGACGCCGCCCAACCCCAACGACTGGCTAATTGTTGCCGGTGATGTCGCCGAACGAACCGACGTGGTCGTCCGCGTGCTGGGCGAATTCACGCAGCGCTACGCCAAGGTGATCTGGGTCCCCGGCAACCACGAGTTGTTTTGTCGTGCCACCGACAGGGCACGAGGCCGCCACAAGTACGACGAGCTGGTCCTCGCTTTACGACGAATCGGCGTAGTCACACCAGAAGACGAATACCCAGTCTTCGACGGGGTCACAATCGTGCCACTGTTCACGCTGTACGACTATTCCTTCCGCGGGCCGGGAATGACAGTGGAGGAAGCCGTAAAGGCAGCCGAAGAGAAGCACATCATGATGACGGACGAGCTGGCTATCGCGCCGTTTGTCGATGTACGTGCTTGGTGCTGGGACCGCCTGACGTATTCGACCAAGCGCCTGTCACGTATTGAAGGCGAGACAATCCTGATTAACCACTGGCCGTTGGTGCAAGAACCAACGATGCGGATGCGGTGGAGCGAAATCGCGCTGTGGTGTGGCACCAGGCATACCCGCGGGTGGGCGCAGCGCTACAACGCCAAAGCAGTGGTCTACGGTCACCTACATATCCCAGATGTCACCACCTACGACGGCATCGAGCACATCGAGGTGTCCTTGGGCTACCCCAAGGAGTGGTCGAAATACGAACGTGAAGAACCGTGGCCGTATCCGGTGCTGGAGGTGGAGGACTAA
- a CDS encoding MATE family efflux transporter gives MPLYLLLDTAVIGRLGSAELAALAAGTTVQSTVTTQLTFLSYGTTARSSRLYGQGQRDKAIAEGVQATWVGLSVGLILATIVWVFAYPIALGLTGEPDTAERSAAWLHVSAFAIPLTLIVMAGNGWLRGIQNTKWPLYFTLAGVVPGAVAIPIFVDMWGLVGSAAANVLGVTITASCFLVALRRQHRGSWRPKWAVMKRQLVLGRDLILRSLSFQVAFISAAAVAARVSVVALAAHQIMLQLWNFITLVLDSLAIAAQTLTGSALGSGNTDNARKVGQKVTLYSMIFSLGLAAVFGIGAGAIQGIFTSEQAVLEQMQTPWWLLLIMIVLGGVVFALDGVLLGASDAVFLRNLTILSVLLGFLPGVWISHLVGGGLTGIWIGLLSFILIRFVGVILRFKSMAWATTELVES, from the coding sequence ATGCCGTTGTACCTGCTGCTGGACACTGCAGTGATTGGCCGGCTCGGCTCCGCTGAACTCGCCGCCCTAGCAGCCGGCACTACAGTGCAATCGACTGTAACCACGCAGCTGACCTTTTTGTCCTACGGCACTACTGCGCGCTCGTCGCGTTTGTACGGCCAGGGGCAAAGGGACAAGGCCATCGCAGAAGGCGTGCAGGCCACGTGGGTCGGACTTTCCGTGGGTCTGATTCTTGCCACCATCGTGTGGGTCTTCGCGTACCCCATCGCATTGGGGTTGACAGGAGAGCCTGACACCGCGGAGCGATCTGCGGCTTGGCTCCATGTTTCCGCCTTCGCAATCCCACTGACGCTGATCGTCATGGCTGGCAACGGTTGGCTCCGTGGCATACAAAACACCAAGTGGCCGTTGTATTTCACGCTGGCAGGTGTGGTTCCAGGTGCGGTCGCGATACCGATCTTCGTGGACATGTGGGGCTTGGTCGGATCTGCTGCAGCGAATGTCCTGGGAGTAACGATCACAGCAAGCTGCTTCCTGGTTGCTTTGCGACGACAACACCGAGGTAGTTGGCGCCCAAAGTGGGCCGTGATGAAGCGCCAGCTTGTGCTTGGTCGCGACCTCATTTTGCGGTCGCTGTCCTTCCAAGTGGCATTCATTTCGGCGGCTGCGGTTGCCGCCCGTGTGTCTGTTGTAGCACTGGCCGCGCATCAGATCATGTTGCAACTGTGGAACTTTATTACCTTGGTGCTGGACTCGCTTGCCATTGCAGCCCAGACTCTGACGGGTTCGGCCTTGGGCAGCGGAAACACTGACAATGCTCGCAAAGTGGGGCAGAAGGTCACCTTGTATTCAATGATCTTCTCTCTGGGTCTTGCAGCGGTCTTTGGCATTGGTGCTGGTGCAATCCAGGGAATCTTCACTTCGGAGCAGGCCGTGCTGGAGCAGATGCAAACCCCTTGGTGGCTGCTATTGATCATGATCGTGCTCGGTGGTGTTGTGTTCGCGCTCGACGGTGTGTTGCTCGGCGCAAGCGACGCTGTATTCCTGCGCAATCTCACGATTTTGTCGGTGTTGTTGGGATTCCTGCCGGGTGTGTGGATTAGCCATTTGGTTGGCGGTGGGCTCACGGGAATCTGGATTGGGCTGCTTTCGTTTATCCTCATTCGCTTCGTCGGTGTGATCTTGCGGTTCAAATCCATGGCGTGGGCAACCACCGAGCTGGTAGAAAGTTAA
- a CDS encoding DHH family phosphoesterase, with product MTHAKAIDVAGAARAIAQAATVTIVTHIRPDADAIGSACALAAALEKNGQRVHVVIGENGSIPENLRCIPGSSSIVFTGELPDADLIVTVDCASLDRTGALAPAIDTVKDHVLVIDHHVTNPGFGGMNLIANAESTTTILYDIIGELGIELDNTIAYCLYAGLLTDTGSFRWGTPHMHTLAAKLMEYGLDTRQISTDLMDAVTAEDLQHLGTVLSQIQVKEAHGLKLAVLVARDEHLSHMTQQAIEVLIDYVRVLIGTDVGVVFKEIAPEHWSVSLRSIAIDVSQVAGRLGGGGHKPAAGYSTSGAPEAVVDELIGVLA from the coding sequence ATGACTCACGCCAAGGCGATTGATGTAGCTGGAGCTGCGCGTGCCATTGCTCAAGCAGCAACGGTAACGATTGTTACCCACATCCGCCCCGACGCCGATGCCATTGGATCCGCGTGTGCGCTCGCCGCTGCGCTGGAGAAGAATGGCCAGCGCGTCCACGTCGTCATTGGCGAAAACGGCTCGATCCCGGAAAACCTTCGGTGCATACCTGGATCCTCGTCGATTGTGTTCACCGGCGAACTTCCCGACGCAGATCTCATCGTGACCGTGGACTGTGCGTCGCTCGATCGCACCGGTGCACTGGCGCCAGCGATCGATACCGTGAAGGACCACGTTCTGGTCATCGACCACCACGTAACCAACCCAGGTTTTGGCGGTATGAACCTGATCGCCAATGCGGAATCCACCACGACGATTCTCTATGACATTATCGGTGAGCTCGGGATCGAGCTGGATAACACCATTGCGTACTGCCTATACGCGGGATTGCTCACCGACACAGGTAGTTTCCGCTGGGGCACGCCACATATGCATACCTTGGCCGCGAAGCTGATGGAATATGGGCTGGATACACGCCAGATCTCGACTGATTTGATGGATGCGGTGACCGCCGAGGATCTCCAACATCTGGGAACAGTATTGTCTCAGATCCAGGTCAAGGAAGCACACGGTCTCAAACTCGCGGTGCTCGTAGCGCGTGACGAACACTTGTCGCACATGACTCAGCAAGCCATCGAGGTGCTGATCGACTACGTGCGGGTTCTGATCGGCACCGACGTCGGCGTAGTGTTCAAGGAAATCGCGCCTGAGCACTGGTCAGTCTCGCTGCGCTCCATCGCCATCGATGTTTCCCAGGTAGCTGGCCGACTTGGCGGTGGCGGGCACAAGCCGGCTGCAGGGTACTCGACGTCCGGGGCGCCTGAGGCAGTTGTCGACGAGCTGATCGGCGTGCTTGCATAA
- the rbfA gene encoding 30S ribosome-binding factor RbfA — MADSPRAARLAKRIQTIVASAIERSVKDRRLELVTITDTRVTGDLHDATVYYTVRGRTIDEEPDVAQAAEALHKARGQLRKIVGDELNVRFTPTLSFELDTVPEASARMEELLAKARARDEELAKLKANAKPAGDANPYKTESDGQ; from the coding sequence ATGGCTGATAGTCCACGCGCGGCCCGCCTGGCCAAGAGGATCCAGACGATTGTTGCCAGCGCTATCGAGCGTTCCGTTAAAGACCGACGCCTTGAACTAGTCACCATCACCGATACCCGAGTAACTGGCGATTTGCACGATGCAACTGTGTATTACACGGTTCGCGGTCGCACGATCGACGAAGAGCCCGACGTAGCCCAGGCAGCAGAGGCGCTGCATAAGGCGCGTGGTCAGCTGCGCAAGATCGTCGGCGATGAACTCAACGTGCGCTTTACCCCAACGCTGTCGTTCGAGCTTGACACCGTCCCGGAGGCATCTGCCCGAATGGAAGAGCTTTTGGCTAAGGCACGCGCACGCGACGAAGAGCTGGCTAAGCTGAAAGCGAACGCAAAACCAGCTGGCGATGCGAACCCATACAAGACCGAAAGTGACGGTCAGTAG
- the infB gene encoding translation initiation factor IF-2 produces MPGKLRVHELAKKLGVTSKELLATLKEEGEFVKTASSTIEPPVVKKMTAIYENKSGKQDGADSKPAAKPAAKPGAKPGAKPGAAAKKPAAPTPGGAAPKKPAAPRPATAPTPGAAAAKKPAAPKPAAAPKPAAAQPAASKPAAPKPAAAPTPGAAAPKPAPAAKPGAGVPKPGETAKKLADSRDSAAGTGAMPRPRPKPGGAPRVANNPFSTGGGSSPRPAPRPGGGRGGQQQQNRRGGAAQGGPKPGGNRGGGQQRSGDRPAPRPGGNAGAGGGGGRGRTPSPAEMPSHPSPGQMPSKAPGRRSGGGGRGAGRGGQGNGPSQGGAPGAGGGFRGRGGRRGGTAGAFGRPGGAPGRGRKSKRQKRSEYEEQQAPNVVGGVRLPDGRGETVRLRQGASLSDFAEKIGTDASNLVQALFNLGEMVTATQSVSEETLQLLGAEINYEVQLVSPEDEDRELLESFDLQYGEDAGESEDLERRPPVVSVMGHVDHGKTRLLDSIRKANVGSGEAGGITQGIGAYQVTVDVDDQERTITFLDTPGHEAFTAMRARGARSTDLAILVVAADDGVMPQTVEAINHAKAADLPIVVAVNKVDKPEAQPEKIRGQLTEYGLVPEEYGGDTMFIDISAKQGTGIDDLLEAVTLTADAALELTANPDMDAQGISIEAHLDRGRGPVATILVQRGTLNVGDSIVVGSNFGRVRRMVDEWGHDVEEAGPSRPVQVQGLNGVPGPGDNLLVVEDDRVARQIAAQRDARQRSALQARRKKRVSLENLDQALKETSMLNLILKGDNAGSVEALEDALLNIEVDDEVQVNIIDRGVGAVTQTNVTLAAASDAVIIAFNVRSEGKATEEANEEGVDIRYYTVIYEVIEQVEAALKGMLKPIYEEKEVGAAEIRQIFKASAVGLIAGCMVTEGKLKRNAKARLVRDGNVIVSDATINSLRREKDDVTEVDKGYECGVVLSYPEIQVDDIIQVYEMVEVPRT; encoded by the coding sequence GTGCCCGGAAAGCTACGCGTTCACGAGCTGGCAAAGAAGCTCGGCGTAACAAGTAAGGAACTGCTCGCTACCTTGAAAGAGGAAGGCGAGTTTGTAAAGACCGCATCAAGCACCATCGAACCACCGGTGGTCAAAAAGATGACGGCTATCTACGAAAACAAGAGTGGCAAGCAAGACGGCGCTGATTCCAAGCCCGCCGCAAAGCCCGCAGCGAAGCCTGGCGCCAAGCCAGGCGCCAAGCCAGGCGCTGCGGCTAAAAAGCCTGCCGCACCCACCCCAGGTGGTGCTGCTCCAAAGAAGCCTGCCGCTCCAAGGCCAGCGACCGCGCCAACCCCTGGCGCAGCAGCTGCGAAGAAGCCAGCCGCTCCAAAGCCAGCAGCGGCACCGAAGCCGGCTGCTGCACAGCCTGCGGCATCCAAGCCGGCGGCACCGAAGCCAGCGGCCGCGCCTACCCCAGGCGCAGCAGCACCAAAGCCTGCTCCTGCAGCGAAGCCCGGAGCCGGTGTGCCAAAGCCTGGCGAAACCGCAAAGAAGCTCGCGGACTCCCGCGATTCTGCTGCAGGTACAGGGGCGATGCCACGACCACGCCCGAAGCCGGGTGGGGCTCCACGCGTAGCCAACAACCCATTTTCTACCGGCGGTGGCTCGTCGCCACGTCCCGCACCACGACCAGGTGGCGGGCGTGGAGGACAGCAGCAGCAAAACCGCCGCGGTGGCGCAGCACAAGGTGGCCCGAAGCCAGGCGGCAACCGCGGTGGAGGACAGCAGCGTTCCGGTGATCGTCCGGCACCACGTCCAGGCGGAAACGCCGGCGCAGGTGGTGGCGGTGGACGCGGACGCACCCCGTCGCCAGCGGAGATGCCATCACACCCAAGCCCAGGTCAGATGCCGTCTAAGGCACCTGGTCGTCGCTCCGGCGGCGGAGGACGTGGCGCTGGTCGCGGTGGCCAGGGCAACGGTCCAAGCCAGGGAGGCGCACCGGGTGCAGGTGGCGGTTTCCGCGGCCGCGGCGGTCGTCGTGGCGGTACCGCTGGTGCATTCGGACGCCCAGGTGGCGCACCGGGTCGTGGACGCAAGTCAAAGCGACAGAAGCGCAGCGAGTACGAAGAGCAGCAGGCACCAAACGTAGTCGGTGGCGTACGCCTTCCAGATGGGCGTGGCGAAACGGTACGTTTGCGTCAGGGTGCCTCCTTGTCTGACTTCGCTGAGAAGATCGGCACCGATGCTTCGAACCTGGTTCAGGCTCTGTTCAACTTGGGCGAGATGGTCACCGCGACACAGTCTGTGTCCGAGGAGACCTTGCAGCTGCTGGGCGCTGAGATCAACTACGAGGTCCAGCTCGTTTCCCCTGAGGACGAGGATCGTGAACTACTCGAGTCCTTCGACCTACAGTACGGCGAGGACGCGGGAGAATCCGAGGATCTTGAGCGTCGCCCGCCGGTAGTGTCCGTCATGGGTCACGTTGACCACGGTAAGACTCGACTGCTTGACAGTATCCGCAAGGCTAATGTTGGTTCCGGCGAGGCCGGTGGCATTACCCAGGGCATTGGTGCATACCAGGTAACGGTCGACGTTGACGATCAAGAACGCACCATTACCTTCCTGGATACCCCAGGTCACGAGGCATTTACCGCCATGCGTGCCCGTGGTGCTCGCTCGACCGACTTAGCTATCCTTGTGGTCGCAGCGGACGACGGCGTCATGCCGCAGACCGTGGAGGCGATCAACCACGCGAAGGCAGCCGACCTGCCAATCGTCGTGGCTGTGAACAAGGTGGATAAGCCAGAGGCGCAGCCGGAGAAAATCCGTGGTCAGCTGACTGAGTACGGATTGGTTCCGGAAGAATACGGTGGCGACACCATGTTCATCGACATCTCTGCAAAGCAGGGCACCGGTATCGATGACCTCCTAGAGGCCGTTACCTTGACCGCTGATGCGGCGCTGGAGCTCACTGCGAACCCAGACATGGATGCGCAGGGTATCTCCATCGAAGCTCACCTCGACCGTGGTCGCGGTCCTGTCGCTACCATTTTGGTTCAGCGCGGTACCTTGAACGTCGGTGACTCCATTGTCGTTGGTTCCAACTTCGGTCGCGTTCGCCGCATGGTCGATGAGTGGGGCCACGACGTGGAGGAGGCAGGTCCATCCCGCCCAGTCCAGGTCCAAGGCCTCAACGGTGTTCCTGGGCCAGGCGACAACTTGTTGGTCGTTGAAGATGACCGTGTTGCACGTCAGATTGCTGCGCAGCGTGACGCTCGCCAGCGTTCCGCACTGCAGGCGCGTCGGAAGAAGCGCGTTTCCCTGGAGAACCTGGATCAGGCGCTCAAGGAAACCAGCATGCTCAACCTCATCCTCAAGGGCGACAATGCAGGTTCTGTCGAAGCGCTCGAGGACGCGTTGCTCAACATCGAGGTCGACGACGAGGTACAGGTCAACATCATCGACCGTGGTGTCGGCGCTGTTACTCAGACCAACGTCACCCTCGCTGCGGCATCCGATGCAGTCATCATTGCGTTCAACGTTCGCTCCGAGGGCAAGGCCACTGAGGAAGCCAACGAAGAGGGCGTGGATATTCGTTACTACACGGTTATCTACGAAGTCATCGAACAGGTTGAGGCTGCTCTGAAGGGCATGCTCAAGCCGATCTACGAGGAGAAGGAAGTTGGTGCTGCGGAGATCCGTCAGATCTTCAAGGCATCCGCTGTCGGCCTCATCGCAGGTTGCATGGTTACCGAAGGCAAGCTCAAGCGCAACGCGAAGGCACGTTTGGTCCGCGACGGCAACGTCATTGTTTCCGACGCGACGATCAACTCGCTGCGTCGCGAGAAGGACGACGTTACCGAGGTAGACAAGGGCTACGAGTGTGGTGTGGTTCTGTCCTACCCAGAGATCCAGGTTGATGACATCATCCAGGTCTACGAAATGGTCGAGGTCCCACGCACCTAG
- a CDS encoding YlxR family protein, producing the protein MNEAAQHTTCTRTRPMRMRTCIATRKVASDELLLRCVISPDDPETVLADPDRKLPGRGAWISPTMEAFELAEKRRAFGRALRVSTPVDLGHVRTYLAELADGPETVRTTEH; encoded by the coding sequence ATGAACGAAGCTGCGCAGCACACCACGTGCACACGCACTCGTCCCATGCGGATGCGCACCTGTATCGCAACACGGAAAGTAGCTTCTGATGAACTGCTGCTCCGCTGTGTGATCAGCCCTGATGATCCAGAGACGGTGCTTGCGGATCCGGACAGGAAACTTCCTGGCCGAGGTGCATGGATTAGCCCAACTATGGAGGCTTTTGAACTTGCGGAGAAAAGGCGCGCTTTTGGGCGTGCACTCCGCGTGTCCACACCCGTGGACTTAGGTCATGTACGCACGTATCTTGCAGAACTTGCAGATGGACCCGAGACAGTAAGGACGACCGAACACTGA